One part of the Candidatus Polarisedimenticolia bacterium genome encodes these proteins:
- a CDS encoding TonB-dependent receptor, translating to ADVNQLSFTDLKPFVSVSGAFIRDRLWYYATAEFIQEETPVNALTNVYVYRIRGQRGFMKTTWQANTANQLALSVLWDRTKLENQGITSMDDANSGYTDVRGGPTITLRESAVFSPMVLLESSLSWFDNSSGNMPTLDPDTNGNGVLFVDDRPDLGGDGDGIWEARERDPGEDWDVDGFYDVFEDANRNGIADFGEDLDHDGRVNTRIGCEGAAREDFNCNGRLDTEVDLNRNGLLDPAEDIGLACDIPGLCPDGVEPGTRDNHRMDGEDRNGNGRLDTLDDSGITPFPYWQDANGDGVPEPGEFKAPVAPDRDLSQDADGRTFGPYPYDYTDHRTRGTWREDLSWFLPDLGGTHDLKLGAVYEREGYDSDTNQRPVLFYPNLGGPKLGPPTPRVPPQVYAYLAVPARMNNTASGDNLGLYLQDTYKPVPNLTLGIGLRFDLESVSSSGYEFFDPASERSRFDRLMEVTGIDSNLLDDVVNRGLCLDPIHQCTGSEDPALAQVSSRLRALAFGGMTRHNLDLGIQSSLQTYFAGSPANLGTRVRKPEDFTIDNRNLSPRLSLSWDPWADGKTKTFASWGRYYGKLFLASVVLEQGPDTSARSYFFDADGVDLLTGLPNNRLGALVSQSPLSASQVDRSLATPYTDEWTLGIQRELAPELALGVRYIHRDFEKQLQDIDANHAVRRGADGRLLDEIGDAKCEKLGCSNVSDDLPDLYIQNFFFNRVFRLGNYNEQTYRAVELELVRRLHRKWQMEASYTYSIAQGDAESFLSSIGDDASLREFEPGYLSYDQRHVFKLNAMAYLPGNWRLGGTAIWQSGLPFSAVDYGNSVDDVGYNQTRITYTSVSPQGFGFRQETRNEHRNPASYLFNTRVQKDFVAGKSNVSAFFEIYNLLNADNLRISELRVLHGRYSPNFLPGEPEHQEPHKELVIGERDFGRRFQLGFQIKF from the coding sequence CCGCCGACGTGAACCAGCTTTCCTTCACGGATTTAAAGCCGTTCGTCTCGGTGTCGGGAGCCTTCATCCGAGACAGGCTCTGGTACTACGCCACGGCCGAATTCATCCAGGAGGAGACGCCGGTCAACGCGTTGACCAACGTCTACGTTTACCGCATTCGGGGCCAGCGGGGTTTCATGAAGACGACCTGGCAGGCGAATACCGCGAACCAGCTGGCGCTCTCGGTCCTCTGGGATCGGACGAAGCTCGAAAACCAGGGAATCACAAGCATGGACGACGCCAATTCCGGCTACACGGATGTGCGGGGCGGCCCGACGATCACCTTGCGCGAATCGGCCGTCTTTTCCCCCATGGTCCTGCTGGAATCGTCGCTCTCCTGGTTCGACAACTCCTCGGGAAACATGCCCACCCTCGATCCCGACACCAACGGTAACGGCGTCCTGTTCGTGGACGACCGGCCCGACCTCGGCGGAGACGGCGACGGGATCTGGGAGGCGCGCGAGAGGGACCCGGGCGAGGATTGGGACGTCGACGGCTTCTACGACGTCTTTGAGGACGCCAACCGGAATGGAATCGCCGATTTCGGGGAAGACCTCGACCATGACGGCAGGGTCAACACACGGATCGGCTGCGAGGGAGCGGCGCGCGAGGATTTCAATTGCAACGGCCGCCTCGATACGGAAGTGGATCTGAACCGCAATGGTCTGCTCGATCCGGCCGAAGACATCGGCCTTGCCTGCGATATCCCCGGCCTCTGTCCCGATGGCGTGGAGCCGGGGACCCGCGACAACCACCGGATGGATGGAGAGGATCGCAACGGCAACGGCCGTCTCGATACTCTCGACGACTCGGGAATCACTCCTTTCCCTTACTGGCAGGATGCCAATGGTGACGGCGTGCCTGAACCGGGAGAGTTCAAGGCTCCGGTTGCACCGGACCGCGACCTTTCTCAGGACGCCGACGGGCGGACCTTCGGCCCGTATCCTTATGACTACACCGATCACCGGACGCGCGGCACCTGGCGCGAGGATCTTTCCTGGTTCCTGCCGGATCTCGGAGGAACGCACGATCTGAAGCTCGGCGCCGTCTACGAGCGGGAAGGATACGACAGCGACACCAACCAGCGCCCGGTTCTCTTCTATCCCAACCTGGGCGGTCCAAAGCTGGGCCCGCCGACGCCCCGCGTTCCTCCGCAGGTTTACGCTTATCTGGCGGTCCCGGCTCGAATGAACAACACGGCCTCCGGCGACAACCTGGGACTGTACCTGCAGGACACCTACAAGCCGGTCCCCAACCTGACGCTTGGAATCGGCCTGCGGTTCGATCTCGAATCGGTGTCTTCCTCCGGGTACGAGTTCTTCGATCCGGCCTCCGAGAGATCCCGCTTCGACCGGCTGATGGAGGTGACCGGCATTGATTCGAATCTCCTAGACGACGTGGTGAATCGCGGATTGTGCCTCGATCCGATCCACCAGTGCACCGGCTCGGAAGACCCTGCCCTCGCCCAGGTCTCCAGCCGGCTGAGGGCCCTGGCCTTCGGCGGGATGACCCGTCACAACCTGGACCTGGGAATCCAGTCGTCGCTGCAGACCTACTTTGCCGGCTCACCCGCCAATCTCGGCACCCGGGTCAGGAAGCCGGAGGATTTCACCATCGACAATCGCAATCTTTCTCCCCGGTTGAGCCTGAGCTGGGACCCGTGGGCCGACGGCAAGACCAAGACCTTTGCCTCCTGGGGGCGTTATTACGGCAAGCTGTTCCTGGCCTCGGTCGTCCTCGAGCAGGGGCCCGACACCTCGGCCCGCTCCTACTTTTTCGACGCCGACGGGGTAGACCTCCTGACCGGCCTCCCGAACAACCGGCTCGGAGCGCTGGTGAGCCAGTCTCCCCTGTCGGCTTCCCAGGTGGACCGCTCGCTGGCGACGCCCTATACCGACGAGTGGACCCTGGGAATCCAGCGGGAGCTGGCGCCCGAGCTGGCGCTGGGGGTCCGGTACATCCACCGCGATTTCGAGAAGCAGCTGCAGGACATCGATGCCAACCACGCGGTGCGCCGGGGCGCCGATGGCCGCCTCCTCGATGAAATCGGTGACGCCAAGTGCGAAAAGCTGGGATGCAGCAATGTGAGCGACGACCTTCCCGACCTCTACATCCAGAACTTCTTCTTCAACCGGGTGTTCCGGCTGGGGAACTACAACGAGCAGACTTATCGGGCCGTCGAGCTGGAGCTGGTGCGCCGGTTGCACCGGAAATGGCAGATGGAGGCGAGCTACACCTATTCGATCGCCCAAGGCGACGCGGAGAGCTTCCTGTCTTCCATCGGAGACGATGCCAGCCTGCGGGAATTCGAGCCCGGCTACCTGAGCTACGATCAGCGGCACGTGTTCAAGCTCAACGCCATGGCCTATCTGCCGGGGAACTGGCGCCTGGGAGGGACGGCCATCTGGCAATCAGGGCTTCCCTTCTCCGCCGTCGATTACGGGAATTCCGTCGATGACGTCGGCTATAACCAGACGCGCATCACCTACACCTCGGTGAGCCCGCAGGGCTTCGGCTTCCGGCAGGAGACACGCAACGAGCACCGCAACCCGGCGTCTTATCTGTTCAACACGAGAGTGCAGAAGGACTTCGTGGCGGGGAAGAGCAATGTCTCGGCCTTCTTCGAGATATACAACCTGCTGAACGCGGACAATCTGCGCATCAGCGAGCTGCGCGTCCTGCACGGAAGATATTCTCCCAATTTTCTACCGGGCGAACCGGAGCACCAGGAGCCGCACAAGGAGCTGGTGATCGGGGAGCGGGACTTCGGCCGGCGCTTCCAGCTCGGATTCCAGATCAAGTTCTGA
- a CDS encoding VCBS repeat-containing protein, with protein MPGYDVRTASSLYVIDRRGLLAGVPDEFYSRFQEALNRRLPDLLSGTTVGPVLWALETRPKGWRELWRAPDVTRVVSVAVAPATSRGPLEIGVLDSSRRLRRYAADGSLLGEGTLEEGGLGLRGADLDGDGEKEWLVMDLSYSSLTVVDSRGQAYWTHYGVENPGALDEFEVGGVADLDGDGFQEIVVRSEDSVTALRSVGQREWVYRSGQPLSRVMVDGRGGIWAQSDRGLFPIDELGRAGSPVLPSFGGLLFQGQIVDARGEPLRVFAPRYPRGVDIDHDLDGDGRKDVLMSSRGGVSAYDGDGKTILSLSIPAPMGVTSVALADLDGRPGDEMVLFIPQYGLVALGRGDGQVAAK; from the coding sequence GTGCCGGGATACGACGTTAGAACCGCCAGCTCGCTCTATGTGATCGATCGGAGGGGACTCCTGGCCGGCGTTCCCGACGAGTTCTACTCCAGATTCCAAGAGGCGCTGAACCGCCGCCTGCCGGATCTCCTGTCGGGGACGACTGTCGGGCCGGTGCTCTGGGCTCTGGAGACCCGTCCGAAAGGATGGCGAGAGCTGTGGCGGGCTCCGGACGTCACCCGCGTCGTTTCCGTCGCCGTGGCTCCCGCCACGTCCCGCGGTCCGCTGGAGATCGGAGTCTTGGATAGCTCGCGTCGTCTGCGCCGCTACGCGGCCGACGGGTCGCTGCTGGGGGAGGGGACGCTCGAAGAAGGGGGCTTGGGACTCAGAGGAGCGGACCTGGATGGGGACGGTGAAAAGGAATGGCTCGTCATGGACCTCAGTTATTCCAGCCTGACCGTCGTCGACTCGCGCGGGCAGGCCTATTGGACCCACTACGGCGTTGAAAATCCCGGCGCCCTGGACGAGTTCGAGGTCGGAGGAGTCGCGGACCTCGATGGCGACGGCTTTCAGGAAATCGTGGTGCGCTCGGAAGACAGCGTGACCGCGCTGCGATCGGTGGGCCAGAGGGAATGGGTCTATCGATCGGGGCAGCCGCTGAGCCGCGTGATGGTCGATGGGCGCGGGGGGATCTGGGCGCAATCGGACCGCGGGCTTTTCCCGATCGACGAGCTCGGCAGAGCGGGGAGTCCGGTGCTGCCCTCGTTCGGTGGATTGCTCTTTCAGGGGCAGATCGTCGACGCGCGTGGAGAGCCGCTGCGAGTCTTCGCCCCCCGCTACCCGCGGGGCGTCGATATCGATCACGATCTGGATGGCGACGGCCGAAAGGATGTCCTGATGTCGAGCCGCGGCGGAGTGTCCGCCTACGATGGAGACGGGAAGACGATTCTCAGCCTTTCGATTCCGGCCCCCATGGGCGTAACAAGTGTCGCTCTCGCCGATCTCGACGGGCGTCCGGGCGACGAGATGGTCCTGTTCATCCCGCAATATGGGTTGGTCGCGCTCGGTCGCGGCGACGGGCAGGTGGCGGCGAAGTGA
- a CDS encoding TlpA disulfide reductase family protein produces MKASRGDTRIERCKAFLDKYPDYPEADLVRGEFVKAAIDKANPDFVQLDAVLRPIVDRTSPSEYYPPESLLELYYLKDGFPTEMSEVVARKAREQLTRERQEIDLGDPKRRAQKLRKWGLRDASLSLSEARLLLAKKDYPGALRALQALEAANARVGYVGLPLIDARGRVAGSIPRGTMPSDRFNLTFAAALARSGRREEAIARLDRVRDFEGGNYPEIGRETEALRREIEFPPPPRDAVRAEPKPAADFRLKDLQGRPVALSDFRGRVVLVMFWATW; encoded by the coding sequence ATGAAGGCGTCGCGCGGGGACACGCGCATCGAGCGCTGCAAAGCCTTCCTCGACAAATACCCGGACTATCCGGAGGCCGACCTGGTCCGCGGGGAATTCGTGAAGGCAGCCATCGACAAGGCCAATCCCGATTTCGTCCAGCTCGACGCCGTGCTGCGTCCGATCGTCGACCGGACTTCCCCTTCTGAATACTATCCTCCCGAATCCCTCCTCGAGCTGTACTACCTCAAGGATGGCTTTCCGACGGAGATGTCCGAGGTTGTCGCCCGGAAGGCCCGGGAGCAGCTCACCCGGGAGCGCCAGGAGATCGATCTCGGAGACCCGAAACGGCGCGCCCAGAAGCTCCGGAAGTGGGGGCTTCGCGACGCATCTCTCTCGTTGAGCGAAGCTCGGCTTCTGTTGGCGAAGAAAGACTATCCGGGCGCCCTCCGGGCTCTGCAGGCGCTGGAGGCGGCGAACGCCCGCGTCGGGTACGTGGGGTTGCCGCTGATCGACGCCCGCGGGCGGGTCGCCGGATCGATTCCCAGGGGGACGATGCCGTCGGATCGCTTCAATCTCACGTTCGCCGCTGCACTGGCTCGCTCGGGCCGGAGGGAGGAAGCCATCGCGCGGCTCGATCGGGTGCGCGATTTCGAGGGCGGCAACTACCCGGAGATTGGCCGGGAGACGGAGGCTCTGCGCCGGGAAATCGAGTTCCCGCCGCCACCCCGTGACGCGGTTCGGGCCGAGCCGAAGCCGGCCGCCGATTTCCGTCTGAAGGATCTCCAGGGCAGACCGGTGGCGCTCTCCGATTTCCGGGGACGCGTCGTCCTGGTCATGTTCTGGGCGACCTGGTGA